GCACGATGCGGGCCGGCACGCCCATCGAGACGCGCGCGAACTCGTGGCGCTCGAGCCGTCCCGCGCACGCGGGGAGCACCGCGAGCAGAAGAAGCACGCACACGAGCAGCCCGCGCACGCGCGGCGCGGATCGGCCCGGCGCCGGCCGCGCCGGCGGGCTCACGCGTCGGCTTCCAGCCAGGCGGGGTCGAACATCATGCCCGGGGGCGGCGCGAGCGGGGCGTCGTCGTCGAGCCCGGCGACCGGGTACGCGCAGTAGTCGAGCGCGAACGCGCCGGCGGGGCGGTGATTACCGGATAGGCCCAGCCCGCCGAAGGGCAGCTTGGAACTCGCGCCCGCGGTGCCCGTGTTCCAGTTGACGCAGCCGGCGCGCACGCGCTCGCGGAAGCGTGCCGCGGCGTCGGGGCGGCGCGTGAAGATCGACGCGGCGAGCCCGAAGTCGGTCGCGTTGGCCTGCTCGATCGCCTCGTCCTCGGTCTGGACGACGCACACGCGCAGGAACGGGCCGAACACCTCGACATCGGACCCCGGCGAACGGATCTTCCCGTCGGGGGCCGTCGCGCCGTCGCGCTCGAAGCGTTCGACGCGCATGACGCCCGGTGACAGGAAGAACCCGCCGGCGTCGCTCTCGACGGGGCGGGGCTCGACGAGCAGCGACCCGCCCGCGCGGGTCAGGTCCGCGACCTGGCGCAGCACGTGGTCGCGCGATTCGCGCGAGATGAGCGGGCCGATGAAGACCGGGTGTGACGCCCCGGGGTCGCCGATGATGAGGCGCGACGCACCCCGGCAGATGGCGGGGATGAGGCGGTCCGCCGCGCCCCGCTGCACGATCACGCGGCGCGCGCACGTGCAGCGCTGCCCGGCGGAGATGAACGCGGACCGCACGATCTCGGACGCGGCCCGGGCAAGGTCGGCGTCGTCGAGGACGACGACCGCGTTGTTGCCGCCCATCTCGAGCGCGAGGATGCGCCCCGGGCGGTCAAGGTTCGCCTGCATGATGCGCCGGCCGACGGGCCACGACCCGGTGAAGAGCACGCCGTCGATGTGCTCGTGCGCCACGATGCGCGACGCGACGTCGGCGCCGCCCTGCACGAGGTTGAGCACGCCCCGGGGCGCGCCGGCCTCGCAGAGCGCGGCGTGGAGCAGCGTCGCGAGCATCTGCCCCACGAGCGGGGCCTTGTCGGAGGGCTTGAACACCACCGTGTTGCCCATGAGCAGCGCGGGCACGATGTGCCCGTTGGGCAGGTGCGCGGGAAAGTTGAACGGCCCCACCACCGCCATCACGCCGTGCGGGCGGAACCAGCATCGCCCGACGCGCCCCGGGGCGAGCGCGAGCTCAAACCCGCGGACGCGCGCCAGCCCCGCGTGCGCCGAGTCGTCGAGCGTGATGTCCACCTTCTGCGCGATGAGCTGCGCCTCGGCCTTCGCGTCCCACGCAACCTTGCCGACCTCGTCGCGGATGGCGTCGGCCAGCGCGGCCTCGTGCTCGCGCGCCAGCGCGCCGAACCGGCGCAGCACGCCCGCGCGGCGCTCGTGCGTCCAGGCGCTCCATTCGGCGAACGCCCCGCGCGCCGATTCCACCGCGCGATCGACGTGCGCCACGCTGCTCGACCCGCGCCACACCGCCTCGTGCGGGCGGGCGGGGTTGCACGACGTCAGCCCGTCCGGCGGGTGCTCGATCCACGCCCCGCCGAGCAGGTCGGCCGGCTGGTGCCACGCGATCGTCACGCCCGCGTCCTCGCGCCGGGCCTCGCGGTGCGCCCCGCGCGTGCGGTCGACGCCTTCGCGCGCGTCGCCTTCGCGCGGGCGGGTCGCACGGGCGTCTGCGCGCCCGCGCCCTCGTGCGGGAGTTCGTCGGGCACGATGCCCTTGAGGGGCGTCACGCCGATCTCGGCGCCCGCCTTCACGCGGAGCAGGTCCATCGCCTCGGCGCTCAGGCGCACGCCGTCGTCGGTGAGTTCGACCCAGTCTTCGGTGCAGCGGAACTCGCCGTCCTTGTCGAGGCTGCTCACGATCCCGCGGGCGGTGCGTCGCGGGGCGTCGGCGGCCTTGCCGGCCGTCAGGCGGCGCGTCTCACGCACGAGCGGGATGTCATCGGTCGGCGCGTCGAGGTGCGGCCCGCCGTCGAACGGATCGACGAACCCGCGGTTGCGGAACCCCAGGCTCTCGAGCAGCCGCAGCGCCGGCAGCGTGTCGCGCCCGACGACGCCGATCTGGTTCTGCACTTCCAGCGGGAACAGCGACAGGTAGATCTCCTCTTTCGGCAGCAGATCGGAGATGAACCCCCGGTTGTGCTGGCAGAACCGGTCGGCCTCGCCGAAGCGCACCGGGATGAACTTGCGCCCGAAGTGGTCCCAGAAGACGTTGTCGCCCTCTTCGGACACCGGGCCCATCATCTCGGCCAGCACGCGGTCGGCGAACGCGGCCCGATGCAGGGCCATCCAGTGGAAGCGTGCGAACGACAGCAGGCGGCCCGGGCGCGCGGGGTGCCCGCGATAGGACGGCTGGATGATGAGCCCGCCGATCTCGGTGGGGCCGGATTCATCGCCGTACAACTGCCCGACCTTGTGCGTGCTGCCCCAGCCGAGGCGCTCGGAGCGGAAGGCCTTCTCGGAGATTTTGAACGTCCAGTTCGGGTTGCCCGGGCCGCCCTGGTGGGCGCGCACCTGCGACGTGCCGATCACGCCCCGCGTGTGCGTGTCCTCGATCGTGAGCATGAACAGCTCGGAGTCGTCGCCCGCATCGGCCCAGCCGGCGCCCGAACGGTGCGAGCGCCGACGCCGCCCGTGGGCGGCTTCCACCGGCACGCCGGCGGCCTTGCGGAAACACCGCGTCGACTGCTCGATCTTCGCCTGGATGATCGGCTCGTTCGGCGGCAGGTTGACGAAATACACCATCTTCGCCAGTTTCACCAGCGTCGAAACGTCGTCTGGCTTCGATCGACGGACGAGGAACATGCGCCCCCACTGGTTCGTGTTTTGTGCGGGAACACCCAAGAACTCGGGACCGCGCCCGCCGAGCCATCCTAGCAACCGGTGCCGCCACGGAACCCGAGGGGTCCGGACGCTTTCGCCTACACCGCCACCTTCGCCAAGCCGCGCTCGAGGCAGCCGAAGACGCGGGACCAGTGCTCCTCGCGCATGACGGGGAGCGGCGGGAGCATGCGCAGGTGGTACGGGCCGTGCCCGCAGTAGAACAGGATGAGCCCCTCGTCGAAGCACGCGCGGCAGGCGGCGTTGATCCTGGCCTTGTCGCCCCCGAAGGGCGTGAGGCGCATCATGCCGCCCGTGCCGCCGGCGAGCGCGTCGCCCCCGCCGCCCAGCGCGGGGACGGGCGGGAACCATTCGGGGCGTCGCGCGATGAGCTCGCGCGAGAGGCGGCGGAAGGTGTCGTGGTGGCGCGCGAACTCGCCTGAGTCGCCGTAGAACGGGCCGTCGCGCAGGCGTTCCAGAACGCGCGTGCCGACGCGGAACGAGACACCCTCGCCGGTGAACGTGCCCGAGAGCAGCCCGGCCTTGGGGTTGAACTCCTCGGTGAAGAGCGTCGCGCACGCCTGCGTCATCTTGCCGACGCAGAAGACGTCGACGTACTCGCCCAGGTCGAAGAGCTCGTACGCGAACATCCGGGGCGTGCGTCCGAAGGTCTGGATCTCGTCGTCCCAGATGGGCACCTGGTGGGCGCGGCAGACGTCCATGAGCGCCTTGAAGAAGTCGCGATTCCCCACGTTGAACCCGCCCTCGCCCTGCACGAGCTCAAAGATGAAGCACGCGTGCTGCCCGGGGTAGCGGTGCAGGTACTGCTCCAGGTGCTTCACGCTCATGTCGATGAACCGCGTGGCGCCCATGCGCTCGGCGGCGACGGCGTCGTAGAAGGGCATGTAGTCCACGAGCGTGCTGAGCGGGAGGCCCTGGCGATAGTCCGGCGTGTCGCCGATCTGCGCCATCGTGATCGACCGCCCCATGAAGCAGTCCTGGAACGCCAGGACGCGCGGGGCCCCTCCGCGCTTCTGCATGCACACCTTCAGAGCGTTCTCGTTCGCCATCGCGCCGCTCGTGGCGAGGTACGAGTACTTCAGGCGGCTGGCGCGCTTCGCGAGCGAGAGCAGCGTCTGCGCGAACGTGAACGCCTCGGCGTTCGACAGGAGATTGCCGTGCTTCACGACGTCGTCGAGCCCGGCGGCGAGGGCCTGCCCGACGAGGTCGGCGTCGGAATGCCCGAAGAAGTGCACGCCGATGCCGCAGATCATGTCCCACTTCACCGACCCGTCGGCGAGTTCGACCAGCGGGCCGTTGCCGAGCCCGGAGCCGACGCAGGGGTAGAGCAGCGCGCGTCCGCGGACGTCGGCCGCGGTCTGGAGCAGCTCGTCGTACGACTGGCGCAGGCCAGGGTTGGGCGGGCGTTCGCCGGTGAGCAAGGCCGACTGCCGGCGCACCTCGGCGACGATCGCGTCGATCGCCGCACGCACCGCGGAGCTGTGGCGCAGTTGCGATGCCTGCGTGGTGGAAGCGGGCGGGGCGGCGTGGGCGGCGGGGGCGTGCATGCGGAACTCCGGAATGGTCCGTTCTCTATCGGCACGGACGAGCAAACGCTACGCCGATTCCAGCCGCCGCTGCGGGAGCGCCCGACGGGCCCCGACGCGCTTCAGGCCATGCGCGTCGGCCCGCCCCGGGACGCCAGGCGGGCCAGCAGCACCGACGCGAGCTGGCAGCGTTCCACCAGGCTCGCGACCTCGATCCATTCGTCGGTCGTGTGCAGCCCACCGCCCCGCACGCCCAGCGTGTCGATCGTCGGGAGTCCCGCGGCCTGCAGGGTGTTCCCGTCGCACACGCCCCCGGTAGACCCGAAGGGGAGTTGCTGCCCTAAGCCTTGCGCAACGTCGCGGGCCATTTCGGCCAGGGTCATCGTCCCGGGCGTCGCGGGCTTTGACGGGCGATTGAACGAACGCTCCACGCGCACGCTCGCGACGGCGTTCGGGCGGGCAAGATCATCGAGCCCCGAGGCGAGTTCGGCCTCGATCTCCGCGTTCTTGAACCGGACGTTTCCCCACGCGTGGCAACTGTCCGGCACGATGTTCGTGGCGACGCCGCCCTCGATCACGCCGATGCTCGCGATCTTGCCCCGATCGACGTCGACGAGGTCGTGCACGGCGCGGACGCACTCGGCCATCGAGACGATCGCGGACACGCCCTTGCGGAAGTCGCGCCCGACGTGGGCCGCCACGCCGCCGGTCTCGATGTAGAACTGCCCGCTGCCCGGACGCTCGACCACCAGGCCCCCGTCGGGGAGGGCGGGCTCGAAGACAAGCCCGACGTCGTGCCGAGCGGCCTCGGCGCGCAGCGCGCGGTCCGAGCAGTACGACCCGACCTCCTCATCGGAGTTCAGGACGAAGGACCAGGATATCGGCACGCCGGCCTCGTGCAGCACCTCGAGCGCGTGCAGCGCCACGACGAGCCCGCCCTTCATGTCGGCGCAGCCCGGCCCGAAGCCCGTCCGCCCGTCGGCGCTCAGGGTCAACTCCCGGAATGGCCCGCGCGGGTCGTGCACGGTGTCGAGGTGCCCGCTGAGCAGGATGCGCATGCCCGGGGCGCGGTCGTCGGGACGCCGGCAGACGGCGGTGGGCGGCGCGCTCGAGTTCGCTCCCGCCCGCTCGATCCACGCCGGGCGCGAATCGCCGGGCACATGCTCGATGGCCGCGCCGAGCGCCCGCAGGCGCGATTCGAACCACGCGCGGGTGTCGTCCAGGCCGGGCGCGTGGTGCATCCCCGTGGGGATCGCGACCAGCGAGCGCAGGTCGGCGAGCATGGACGCGCTCCGCTGCGCCGCACGCCGCGAGAGATCATGTTCGGCGGTCGAGAGGGTCATGCGGCGTGCTCCAGCAGGTGCATCGCAGCGTACGCGAGGACCGTCCCCGCGATGACGATGCCCGTCGCCAGTTTAATGCGGCGCACGGTGCGGTCGATCGGCAGCGAGCCGCGCGGCAGGCCCACCAGCCCGCGCACGTGGGCGATGCGCCCGCCGATGGATCCGTGCCGGAACGAGAACCGGTCCGGGGGGATCGCGTTCAGGCTGGCCACGCCCTCGAGCGCGCTGCCCATGGCCCGCCCGGCCTCGGGCGTCACGACCGGCGCGTCGCCCGACAGGTGCAGCGCCCCGAAGGCGTCGGCCTGGCGTTCGAACCGGCGGCTGACGAACCCGAACACGAGCCCGGCGAGCGCGAGCACGCCCAGCGAGAGCGGCCCGTCGTACGCGCGTGGGTCCGCCGGGCGCAGCAGCATCTCTAGGCCCCACAGCGCCCACCCCGCCGCGAACGTCGTCGCGAACAGCGACAGCGCGAGCCAGATCATGTGGTTGAGCTTCACGTGCGCCACCTCGTGCGCCACCACGCCCTCGACCTGCTCGCGCGTCAGGCCTTCCAGCAGCGCGTCGGTGAACAGCATGTACCGGAAGGGGTACAGCACGCCGAGCACCGCGGCGTTGGCGACCGACCCGTGCGTGCGCCACAGCAGCGGGCCCCGCACGCGCACGCCGAATCGGCGGCACACTCCCACCGCCTGGTCGCGCAGCTCGCCGGCCGAGATCGGCACGGTGTCCCACAGCACGCGGACGATCGCGGGCGTCACGACCAGCACCACGCCCACGCCCAGCCAGGCCGCCGCCTCGAAGGCCCACCCCGGCAGGCGTCCCGCCATGCGCGACGCCGCGACCTGCACCGTCTCCTGCCACGCCGACACGAGCGTGAGGGGCACGAGCACCAGCAGCGCGGAGTGTCGCATCTGATGCCACACGAAGAGCCCGCGCGCCATCGGCGGGTACAGCGTCGCACCGGTGTGGAGGTGGCGCCAGAGGACGGCCTCCTTCAGCCGTCGCTCGACGGGCTCGATCGTCCACCACGCCGCCAGCAGGAACGCGAACATCGGCGACACGATGAGGATCTCGTCGATCGCGATGAGATCGCCGACGCGGGCGCGCACGGCCTCTGGCCACCCGCCCGCGACGATCGCGCCGACAAGCGCGGCACCGGCCAGGAGGCGGGCGACGGCGTGGACGCGCTGCGCGAAGAACGCCGCCCGCACGCTGCCGTGCCGGTCCATGCGCCGGGCGCTCCGCCACGCGACGCCCTGGAGCGTCGCCCAGAGCGCGCCGAGCGCCGCGAGGACGATCCAGGGCGCGACGGGCTGCGTGTGCGCATCGACCAGCGCGTCGTCATGGACGTGCAGGGCGACGAAGAGGGCAATCACGATGACCTGGACCACGGGAACGGGATTGTTGGCGCCCCGCGCCGGGGCCCGTGGGGTCAGACCTTGACGATCGCCTCCCACGCCTCGTGCAGGCGCCGCACCGAGACGGGCACGGGCGTGCGGAGTTCCTGCGCGAAGAGCGAGACGCGCAGTTCCTCTACGAGCCAGCGGAACTCGCGCACGCGGGCGGGATCGAGCCCGAGCTCGCGCTCGCGCTTGGTGAGCTCGAGATAGCCGCGCCAGATGGGCATCACCTCGCGCATGCGCTGGATGTCTCGCGCGACGCCCTGCCCCGCGAGGCGCTGGAGTCGCAGGTCGATCGCCGCCAGGTAGCGGGGCAGGTGGCGGAGGGAGTCCCAAGGGGTTGCGATGGGGAAGTTCGGGGGCAGCATCGCGGCGAGCTGCCCGCGCATGTCCTCGACGCTCTCGCTCCACGCGGCGGGGACCCGCCCCGACAGGCGCGACAGGACCGCCTGCGCGCCGCGCAGCACGAGTTCGCACGCGTCCGCGCACTCGCGCACGGACGCGCCGAGGTTCGAGACCGCCCGGCGCGACGCGCCGGTGAACTCGTCCTTCGTGCGCGGGAGGCGCTGCGTGGAGCCGAGCGCCCGCTCGACGACGAGTTCGTTGAACGCCGCCCGGAAGACGCGCGGGTCGCCGAGGATCGCCGCGAGCGCCGACAGGCGTTCGACGTCCGGGTGCCGGTGCGTGGCGCGCCGGACCTCGCCCTCGGCGTCGAGCATGAAGAGACGGCGGAGCCCGGCGCGCGACTCGCGGGCGGCGTTCTCGGCGTGGTCGAACAGGCGGAGCGAGACGCTCGTGAGGCGATCGACCAGCCCGGGGTAGGCCACGAAGATCGTGCCGTAGCGCTCGATCTCGACGCGTTCGGGCAGGTCGCCGAAGTCCCAGGTCGTGAGCCCGTCGCGGTTGAAGGCCTCCGCGCCGCGCGCGATCTCCCCGACGGCCTGCGCGCGCATGAACGACGCGAGGGCCGCCCTGATCTGCCCCAGGTCGCGGTCGGCCGCGAGAACCCGCCCGTCGGCGTCGATCACCTCGACCCGCATGCGCAGGAAGTCGGGCAGGGGCGCGCGCTCGAGCGCATCGCGCGGAACATCGACCCCGAACCTGGTGCGCACCGCGCGGCGCAGCTGCTCGAAGAGCGATCCTTCGCCGAACGTCAGCAGGGGGAGGCAGGCGTCCGCCGCCTCGCCCGCCGGGGGCAGCAGCCGGCGGACGTCCTTCAGCAGCCCCTTGAGGAGCGTCTCGACCTTCTCGCGCAGGTGCCCGGGCACGAGCCAGTGCAGGCGCTCGGACGAGATGCTGGTGATCGCCTCCAGGGGCACGCGGATCGTCACGCCGTCCGTGGGCTGTCCGGGCTCGAGGCGGTACTCGAGCGGCAGGATCGCCGAGCCGAACTCGAGCGCGTCGGGGAAGTCGTCGCGTCGCGGCAACGCCGCCCCGGGCTCCAAGACGTGCTCGACGGACATGTGCAGCACGTCGCGGTCCGCGCCCTTGCGCGTCCGCAGCCACTCGTTGAGGTCGTGCGCGCTCGCGACCGTCGGCGGCAGGCGCTGGTCGTAGAACTCGAACCGGCGGATGGGGTCGGCCAGCAGGTGCGCGCGGCGCGACCGGGCCTCCATGTCGCGCACCTGGCGCACAAGCCCGTGGTTGTGGTCGAAGAACGGCGCGTCGGTGAGCATCGCGCCCTCGACAAGCGCATCGCGGATGAAGATCTCGCGCGCCACGGGCAGGTTCACCGGCGCGTAGTGCACGCGCCGGCGCACGACCAGGTCGAGCCCGAAGAGCGACACCCGCTCGAAGGCCATCACCCGCCCGCTGCGCGCGTCCCAGTGCGGATCGCTGTGCGACTTCGATACCAGGTGCGCCGCGGCGTGCTCGATCGAGGCCGGGTCGGTGGGCGCGCACGCCCGCGCGTACAGGCGCGCGGTGCGGACGAGCTCGGCGCCCATGATCCAGCGCGGGCCGTTCTTGAACAGCGCCGAGCCGGGAAAAATCGAGAACTTCAGCCCGCGCACGCCGGAATACTCGCCGGACTCGCCCTTGAGCCCGACGTTCGACAGCAGGCCCGAGAGCAGCGCGCGGTGGATCGCCTCCACGCGGCGCTTCGTGGCGGCGTCGGGCTTCTCGGTGCCCTGCGGGGCGGGCGGGAGGGGCGGGTGCTTCTCCCAGTCGCGCCGGCCGCGCGGCGCCTCGTGCGCCTCGACGAGCAGCTCGACCAGTTGCCGGTGGATGTCCTCCCACTCGCGCAGACGCACGAACGACACGAACGAATCGCGGCACGCGCGCCGGAGCTTGCCCGACGTCAGCACGCCCGCGCGCTCGTGGTACCAGTCCCACAGGCGCAGCATCGACAGGAAGTCCGACGTCGCGTCGCGGAAGGCCCCGTGCGCCTCGTCGGCCTGCGCCTGCTTCTCCAGGGGTCGCTCGCGCGGGTCCTGCACCGAGAGCCCGGCCACGATGACGAGCACGTCCGCCAGGCAGCAGCCGGGCTCGTCGCGGGCCGCCAGCAGCATCCGCCCGAAGCGCGGGTCGATCGGCAGGCGCGAGAGTTCTCGCCCGAGCGGCGTGATCTTCTTGTCGGCGTCGACGGCGCCGATCTCCGCGAGCGTCTCGTACCCGTCCTTGATCATGCGCGAATCGGGCGGATCGATGAACGGGAACTCGTCGATGGAGCCCAGGCCCAGCGAGAGCATCTGCAGGATCACGCTCGCGAGGTTCGTCCGCAGGATCTCGGGGTCGGTGAACTGCGGACGCGCCGCGTAGTCGTCCTCGCTGTACAGACGCACGCACACGCCCGGGCCCAGGCGCCCGCACCGCCCGAGGCGCTGGTCGGCGCTCGCGCGGGAGACCGCCTCGACCTCGAGGCGCTGCACCTTCGTGCGGGGCGAGTAGCGGCTGATGCGCGCGACCCCGGTATCGACCACGCTTCGGATGCCCGGCACCGTGAGCGATGTCTCCGCGACGTTCGTCGAGAGCACGATCCGGCGCCCCTCGTGCGGGCGGAAGACCCGCAGTTGCTCCTCGGCCGAGAGTCGTGCGAAGAGCGGGAGCACCTCGGTGGGCCCGCCCCCCGGGAACCGGTGCTTCTCGAGCGATTCGGCCGTCTCGCGGATCTCTCGCTCGCCGGAGAGGAAGACGAGCACGTCGCCGGGGCCGTACGACGCCGCTTCGTCGATGGCGCGCACGATCTCGACCTGCATCTCCTCGTCGCGCTCGTCGAGCCCCTCCTCGTGCGGCGGCCTGTACAGCACCTCCACCGGGTAGGTTCGCCCCTCCACGCGGATGATCGGCGCATCGCCGAAGTGCCGGCTGAAGCGCTCGGGATCGATCGTCGCGGAGGTGATGATCACCTTGAGGTCCGGGCGCCGGCTCAGCAGCGTGCGGAGGTAGCCGAGCAGGAAGTCGATGTTGAGCGAGCGTTCGTGCGCCTCGTCGACGATGATCGTGTCGTACGCCTGCAGCAGGCGGTCGCCGGTCACTTCCGCGAGCAGCACGCCGTCGGTCATGACCTTGACGAGCGCGCCCGGGCCGGCGTGATCGCCGAAGCGGACCTTGTACCCGACGAGGTCGCCCGGGCGCGAGCCGACTTCCTCGGCGAGGCGTGCCGCCACGCTGCGTGCGGCGATGCGCCGGGGCTGGGTGTGCCCGATCTGCCCGCGCACGCCCCGCCCGAGTTCGAGGCAGATCTTCGGCAACTGCGTGGTCTTGCCCGAGCCCGTTTCGCCGCACACGACGACGACCTGGTGCGCCTGCACGGCCGCGGCGATCTCCTCGCGCCGGCGCGACACGGGCAGGTCTTCGGGAAAGTGCAGCGCAGGGACGCGTCGCGCGCGCTCGGAAGCCCGGGCCTCGCAGCGCTCGAGCGTCGCGTAGAAGTCAGCGATCGCGGCGGGGACTCGGTTCTTCGCGATGGCCGCGAGGCGGGCGCGGAGTCGCGCCGCATCGCGGACCATGCAGGCGTTGATGCGCTGGAGGAGATCGCCCCGTGCCGTGTTCACAACCCGCGAGGGTAGTGGGCCTGCTACTGCGGCGCGGGGGCGGTCAGCAGCATGCGGACGATCTCGATCTGGTCGGGCGAGTCCTTCGACGGGCCGAAGAGCACGAGTTGGGGCGGGGCGCTCCAGACCGTGCGGGGGACGTAGGGCGTGTCGATCACGACGACGGGGGCGCCGGTGGGCCCGGCGGTGCCGACCTTGGAGACGAAGACCAGGCCGTCGCGGGTGGTGCAGAAGTAGCCGGGCGAGTTGGGGTCCGGGCTGCGGGCCGCCGCGATGGTGCCGGGCGCGAGCGTCTCGAGCGAGCCCGACGCGCCGTCCCACAGGCTCATGCGGGCGCGCGACGGGTTGAGGATCACCAG
This sequence is a window from Planctomycetota bacterium. Protein-coding genes within it:
- a CDS encoding aldehyde dehydrogenase family protein, with protein sequence MTIAWHQPADLLGGAWIEHPPDGLTSCNPARPHEAVWRGSSSVAHVDRAVESARGAFAEWSAWTHERRAGVLRRFGALAREHEAALADAIRDEVGKVAWDAKAEAQLIAQKVDITLDDSAHAGLARVRGFELALAPGRVGRCWFRPHGVMAVVGPFNFPAHLPNGHIVPALLMGNTVVFKPSDKAPLVGQMLATLLHAALCEAGAPRGVLNLVQGGADVASRIVAHEHIDGVLFTGSWPVGRRIMQANLDRPGRILALEMGGNNAVVVLDDADLARAASEIVRSAFISAGQRCTCARRVIVQRGAADRLIPAICRGASRLIIGDPGASHPVFIGPLISRESRDHVLRQVADLTRAGGSLLVEPRPVESDAGGFFLSPGVMRVERFERDGATAPDGKIRSPGSDVEVFGPFLRVCVVQTEDEAIEQANATDFGLAASIFTRRPDAAARFRERVRAGCVNWNTGTAGASSKLPFGGLGLSGNHRPAGAFALDYCAYPVAGLDDDAPLAPPPGMMFDPAWLEADA
- a CDS encoding arginine N-succinyltransferase, whose translation is MFLVRRSKPDDVSTLVKLAKMVYFVNLPPNEPIIQAKIEQSTRCFRKAAGVPVEAAHGRRRRSHRSGAGWADAGDDSELFMLTIEDTHTRGVIGTSQVRAHQGGPGNPNWTFKISEKAFRSERLGWGSTHKVGQLYGDESGPTEIGGLIIQPSYRGHPARPGRLLSFARFHWMALHRAAFADRVLAEMMGPVSEEGDNVFWDHFGRKFIPVRFGEADRFCQHNRGFISDLLPKEEIYLSLFPLEVQNQIGVVGRDTLPALRLLESLGFRNRGFVDPFDGGPHLDAPTDDIPLVRETRRLTAGKAADAPRRTARGIVSSLDKDGEFRCTEDWVELTDDGVRLSAEAMDLLRVKAGAEIGVTPLKGIVPDELPHEGAGAQTPVRPARAKATRAKASTARAGRTARPGARTRA
- a CDS encoding aminotransferase class III-fold pyridoxal phosphate-dependent enzyme encodes the protein MHAPAAHAAPPASTTQASQLRHSSAVRAAIDAIVAEVRRQSALLTGERPPNPGLRQSYDELLQTAADVRGRALLYPCVGSGLGNGPLVELADGSVKWDMICGIGVHFFGHSDADLVGQALAAGLDDVVKHGNLLSNAEAFTFAQTLLSLAKRASRLKYSYLATSGAMANENALKVCMQKRGGAPRVLAFQDCFMGRSITMAQIGDTPDYRQGLPLSTLVDYMPFYDAVAAERMGATRFIDMSVKHLEQYLHRYPGQHACFIFELVQGEGGFNVGNRDFFKALMDVCRAHQVPIWDDEIQTFGRTPRMFAYELFDLGEYVDVFCVGKMTQACATLFTEEFNPKAGLLSGTFTGEGVSFRVGTRVLERLRDGPFYGDSGEFARHHDTFRRLSRELIARRPEWFPPVPALGGGGDALAGGTGGMMRLTPFGGDKARINAACRACFDEGLILFYCGHGPYHLRMLPPLPVMREEHWSRVFGCLERGLAKVAV
- a CDS encoding M20/M25/M40 family metallo-hydrolase, which gives rise to MTLSTAEHDLSRRAAQRSASMLADLRSLVAIPTGMHHAPGLDDTRAWFESRLRALGAAIEHVPGDSRPAWIERAGANSSAPPTAVCRRPDDRAPGMRILLSGHLDTVHDPRGPFRELTLSADGRTGFGPGCADMKGGLVVALHALEVLHEAGVPISWSFVLNSDEEVGSYCSDRALRAEAARHDVGLVFEPALPDGGLVVERPGSGQFYIETGGVAAHVGRDFRKGVSAIVSMAECVRAVHDLVDVDRGKIASIGVIEGGVATNIVPDSCHAWGNVRFKNAEIEAELASGLDDLARPNAVASVRVERSFNRPSKPATPGTMTLAEMARDVAQGLGQQLPFGSTGGVCDGNTLQAAGLPTIDTLGVRGGGLHTTDEWIEVASLVERCQLASVLLARLASRGGPTRMA
- a CDS encoding M48 family metallopeptidase, with amino-acid sequence MVQVIVIALFVALHVHDDALVDAHTQPVAPWIVLAALGALWATLQGVAWRSARRMDRHGSVRAAFFAQRVHAVARLLAGAALVGAIVAGGWPEAVRARVGDLIAIDEILIVSPMFAFLLAAWWTIEPVERRLKEAVLWRHLHTGATLYPPMARGLFVWHQMRHSALLVLVPLTLVSAWQETVQVAASRMAGRLPGWAFEAAAWLGVGVVLVVTPAIVRVLWDTVPISAGELRDQAVGVCRRFGVRVRGPLLWRTHGSVANAAVLGVLYPFRYMLFTDALLEGLTREQVEGVVAHEVAHVKLNHMIWLALSLFATTFAAGWALWGLEMLLRPADPRAYDGPLSLGVLALAGLVFGFVSRRFERQADAFGALHLSGDAPVVTPEAGRAMGSALEGVASLNAIPPDRFSFRHGSIGGRIAHVRGLVGLPRGSLPIDRTVRRIKLATGIVIAGTVLAYAAMHLLEHAA
- the hrpA gene encoding ATP-dependent RNA helicase HrpA; translated protein: MNTARGDLLQRINACMVRDAARLRARLAAIAKNRVPAAIADFYATLERCEARASERARRVPALHFPEDLPVSRRREEIAAAVQAHQVVVVCGETGSGKTTQLPKICLELGRGVRGQIGHTQPRRIAARSVAARLAEEVGSRPGDLVGYKVRFGDHAGPGALVKVMTDGVLLAEVTGDRLLQAYDTIIVDEAHERSLNIDFLLGYLRTLLSRRPDLKVIITSATIDPERFSRHFGDAPIIRVEGRTYPVEVLYRPPHEEGLDERDEEMQVEIVRAIDEAASYGPGDVLVFLSGEREIRETAESLEKHRFPGGGPTEVLPLFARLSAEEQLRVFRPHEGRRIVLSTNVAETSLTVPGIRSVVDTGVARISRYSPRTKVQRLEVEAVSRASADQRLGRCGRLGPGVCVRLYSEDDYAARPQFTDPEILRTNLASVILQMLSLGLGSIDEFPFIDPPDSRMIKDGYETLAEIGAVDADKKITPLGRELSRLPIDPRFGRMLLAARDEPGCCLADVLVIVAGLSVQDPRERPLEKQAQADEAHGAFRDATSDFLSMLRLWDWYHERAGVLTSGKLRRACRDSFVSFVRLREWEDIHRQLVELLVEAHEAPRGRRDWEKHPPLPPAPQGTEKPDAATKRRVEAIHRALLSGLLSNVGLKGESGEYSGVRGLKFSIFPGSALFKNGPRWIMGAELVRTARLYARACAPTDPASIEHAAAHLVSKSHSDPHWDARSGRVMAFERVSLFGLDLVVRRRVHYAPVNLPVAREIFIRDALVEGAMLTDAPFFDHNHGLVRQVRDMEARSRRAHLLADPIRRFEFYDQRLPPTVASAHDLNEWLRTRKGADRDVLHMSVEHVLEPGAALPRRDDFPDALEFGSAILPLEYRLEPGQPTDGVTIRVPLEAITSISSERLHWLVPGHLREKVETLLKGLLKDVRRLLPPAGEAADACLPLLTFGEGSLFEQLRRAVRTRFGVDVPRDALERAPLPDFLRMRVEVIDADGRVLAADRDLGQIRAALASFMRAQAVGEIARGAEAFNRDGLTTWDFGDLPERVEIERYGTIFVAYPGLVDRLTSVSLRLFDHAENAARESRAGLRRLFMLDAEGEVRRATHRHPDVERLSALAAILGDPRVFRAAFNELVVERALGSTQRLPRTKDEFTGASRRAVSNLGASVRECADACELVLRGAQAVLSRLSGRVPAAWSESVEDMRGQLAAMLPPNFPIATPWDSLRHLPRYLAAIDLRLQRLAGQGVARDIQRMREVMPIWRGYLELTKRERELGLDPARVREFRWLVEELRVSLFAQELRTPVPVSVRRLHEAWEAIVKV